A portion of the Krasilnikovia cinnamomea genome contains these proteins:
- a CDS encoding orotidine 5'-phosphate decarboxylase / HUMPS family protein produces the protein MRQWTGHEAKVLRQARRMSVRRFAAHLGVNPAAVSNWERRGTETRLRYETQEILDTDLAHASNEIRQRFEQALADDLQGERGTGGSFPAGIPVAPSLSRSVSRLGEGSGRRTLSLLETIKPGHDSRLRYVPPNGAVSSAVDFLGSPSRVFVVKGPPGSGKSRLMYHLAEQIDLADFQLISAVDWSEGSMDLAAEILRYASIPGGADPLLTLEHESAALSRPLVVVIDGPAVGKSLQEVCRQLDVILRQVLIAHLRFLLVMRTPPDLELARHPVLAASIMEPDKTDRGSSLRLDRWDLASARVAWESSRASDEPSFDELPTRVRHLARMPLYMHLIKAAGLSESPAHTNAYRLVDFCVRSIVMASGRDAPATMEQLGQLAQQEISETVVGPLTALQRPADRTALVDAPLDAAALPLLRVATGRRPTFDHDVIREYFLATSVAQMIEGRGRSSATVEIINDLAARTMTSADVHGIFEFILQYLDAKAPDLLAAVSQAPTISLTGALPLMLDLTGDGAGFATEDVLRACASRSMSDSGLPLAQALLRIPALASILGEDHPNWILQVLSRFGSPAWPNIVSHVQEHLNAREVQNLLRSAQLDDADEAVFFARYFFASFGEDCDPTGSLQALLGHTDWRVRAALAAGIAEQSTGHHITDVVIDTLVTDPDYKVRAAAAEAVGRRPLGIPHHRMSRLLLDENWHVRERFLRGIASNGTPIDDAVRAILGGEAWQHAPANVCVAAQRLLLLYSETNLADTDARRRALFGLLRETRTGHRTLTEGVQDRLVGEALRSSDWLVSREASALRDTGEPSTDLRASKERFRRLRDHRSLQIALDVPDMAHALMIAEAAASAGVHFIEVGDPLIKSVGTGAIKQIKHEAPQVNVVAELMSADWGRDQVEIAAEAGADVVLLIGPASIASVSAAVEASRRLAVPLVLDVPQGRLDLQWVQTMEGVGIDGFAITTNIDLGIANLHPLDQARTLRTWTRLPVAVSGGFGSTDDAVRQSRCWDILVVGRAVTDATNPAAAARQLASLVTTTPQRSVS, from the coding sequence GTGCGACAATGGACCGGCCACGAAGCCAAGGTGCTGCGCCAAGCAAGGCGGATGAGTGTGCGGCGGTTCGCCGCGCACCTCGGGGTCAATCCCGCGGCAGTGTCCAATTGGGAACGGCGCGGGACCGAGACCCGGTTGCGTTACGAGACGCAGGAAATCCTGGATACGGACTTGGCGCACGCATCGAACGAGATCCGGCAACGGTTTGAGCAGGCCCTCGCTGACGACCTGCAGGGCGAACGTGGAACCGGTGGATCATTCCCTGCGGGAATTCCGGTCGCACCCTCACTGTCGCGGTCAGTCTCCCGGCTGGGTGAGGGATCGGGCCGTCGCACGCTCTCCCTCCTTGAGACGATCAAGCCGGGACACGACTCGAGACTGCGCTACGTACCGCCCAATGGAGCAGTCAGTTCCGCCGTCGACTTTCTGGGCTCGCCATCACGTGTGTTCGTTGTCAAGGGGCCTCCGGGAAGCGGCAAGAGCCGCCTGATGTATCACTTGGCAGAGCAGATCGACCTGGCGGACTTTCAACTAATCTCCGCAGTGGACTGGAGTGAGGGCTCCATGGACCTTGCCGCTGAGATCCTGCGGTACGCTTCGATACCTGGTGGTGCGGATCCGCTTCTCACCCTCGAGCATGAAAGCGCGGCGTTGAGTAGGCCTTTGGTCGTCGTGATCGACGGACCTGCAGTAGGAAAATCGCTACAGGAGGTGTGCCGCCAGCTTGATGTGATCTTGCGCCAAGTGCTCATTGCTCACCTACGGTTCCTTTTGGTCATGCGTACGCCTCCGGATCTCGAGCTGGCGCGACACCCTGTACTTGCGGCATCGATCATGGAGCCAGACAAGACCGATCGCGGGTCATCACTTCGTCTTGACCGATGGGATCTTGCCAGCGCGCGCGTAGCATGGGAGAGCAGCCGCGCCTCCGACGAGCCTTCGTTCGATGAACTTCCTACTCGAGTTCGACACCTCGCGCGAATGCCGTTGTATATGCATCTCATCAAGGCGGCTGGACTGAGCGAATCACCGGCCCACACAAACGCCTACCGCTTGGTTGATTTTTGCGTCCGGTCTATCGTGATGGCTTCGGGACGAGATGCCCCAGCCACAATGGAGCAGCTCGGCCAACTCGCCCAACAAGAGATATCTGAGACTGTCGTCGGTCCACTGACCGCATTGCAGCGGCCGGCGGACCGGACGGCTCTCGTGGACGCTCCTTTGGATGCAGCAGCCTTGCCTCTGCTGCGCGTCGCAACGGGTCGTCGGCCGACGTTCGACCACGATGTCATTCGTGAGTACTTTCTTGCCACCTCTGTCGCGCAGATGATCGAGGGACGGGGTCGATCATCTGCGACGGTGGAAATCATTAACGATCTTGCTGCACGAACCATGACGTCAGCGGACGTTCACGGGATCTTCGAGTTCATTCTCCAGTATCTCGACGCGAAGGCACCCGACCTGCTCGCAGCGGTTTCCCAGGCGCCGACTATAAGCCTGACTGGCGCTTTGCCGCTTATGCTTGATCTTACGGGCGACGGCGCGGGCTTCGCCACCGAGGACGTTCTGCGCGCCTGCGCCTCACGTTCCATGAGCGATAGCGGCCTTCCACTTGCCCAAGCGCTGCTGCGTATTCCCGCCCTGGCATCGATTCTCGGTGAGGATCATCCCAACTGGATACTGCAGGTGCTAAGTCGCTTCGGCTCACCGGCTTGGCCCAATATAGTTTCCCACGTCCAAGAACACCTCAACGCTAGGGAAGTTCAGAACCTACTCCGCTCGGCCCAGCTCGACGACGCCGACGAGGCGGTCTTCTTCGCAAGATACTTCTTCGCCTCCTTCGGCGAAGATTGCGATCCCACCGGCTCCTTGCAGGCCCTCCTTGGTCATACTGACTGGCGGGTTCGGGCTGCCCTCGCCGCCGGGATCGCCGAGCAATCCACCGGCCACCACATCACCGACGTGGTGATCGACACGTTGGTCACCGATCCGGACTACAAGGTGCGTGCCGCCGCCGCCGAAGCTGTCGGCCGCAGGCCACTAGGAATACCGCACCACCGCATGTCACGGCTCCTACTTGATGAGAACTGGCACGTACGTGAGCGCTTCCTGCGCGGCATCGCCAGCAACGGCACGCCTATCGATGACGCAGTACGGGCCATTCTCGGGGGCGAGGCGTGGCAACACGCACCGGCGAACGTCTGCGTGGCAGCGCAGCGTCTCCTGCTTCTCTACAGCGAGACGAATCTCGCGGACACAGATGCCCGCCGCCGAGCCCTCTTCGGCCTGCTGCGCGAGACACGAACCGGTCACCGGACCTTGACGGAGGGCGTCCAAGACCGTCTTGTCGGCGAGGCGCTCCGATCCTCCGACTGGCTTGTGAGTCGCGAGGCATCCGCACTCCGCGACACTGGCGAACCATCCACCGATCTGCGTGCGAGCAAGGAACGGTTCCGGCGGCTCCGCGATCACCGATCCCTGCAGATCGCACTTGACGTACCCGACATGGCACACGCGCTCATGATCGCCGAGGCTGCTGCGTCCGCCGGAGTCCATTTTATCGAAGTCGGTGACCCCCTCATCAAGAGCGTCGGCACGGGTGCCATCAAGCAAATCAAACATGAAGCTCCCCAGGTCAATGTCGTGGCCGAGTTGATGTCCGCAGACTGGGGACGCGACCAAGTCGAGATCGCTGCGGAGGCAGGCGCCGATGTCGTACTTCTCATCGGCCCGGCCAGCATTGCTAGCGTTTCTGCAGCCGTGGAAGCCAGCAGGCGCCTGGCCGTCCCGCTCGTCCTTGATGTCCCTCAGGGGCGGCTCGATCTGCAGTGGGTGCAAACGATGGAGGGCGTAGGCATCGACGGCTTTGCCATAACCACAAACATCGACTTGGGCATCGCCAACCTGCATCCCCTCGACCAGGCCCGAACGCTCAGAACCTGGACGAGACTCCCCGTCGCGGTCTCTGGTGGTTTCGGCAGCACAGACGACGCAGTACGCCAAAGCAGGTGCTGGGACATCCTCGTTGTCGGCCGCGCCGTCACAGATGCCACGAACCCCGCCGCGGCAGCCCGCCAACTTGCATCACTCGTCACGACGACACCGCAAAGGTCGGTTTCATGA
- a CDS encoding GNAT family N-acetyltransferase, whose product MNIVPLSQQLIPAVERLIELGLPYVRLRTNSDYWLYATLFSTTCRVALVDDTVVGVVVAFRSQDDPSELYVQDVMTHPGHRQRGIARSLVSAVRDQAIHWGCRRLYLTSEPDNAAAHNAWLSLGFVNVPGDHKEGDVSVISNYKGPGKDRAVYELLVGSR is encoded by the coding sequence ATGAACATCGTTCCCCTCAGCCAGCAGCTCATTCCAGCCGTCGAGCGCCTTATCGAACTCGGATTGCCGTACGTGCGTCTCCGCACCAACTCCGACTACTGGCTCTACGCGACGCTGTTCTCCACCACGTGCCGTGTCGCCCTGGTGGATGACACGGTGGTCGGCGTCGTCGTAGCCTTCCGCAGCCAAGATGATCCCTCCGAGCTGTACGTCCAGGACGTCATGACCCATCCTGGTCATCGGCAGCGGGGAATCGCACGCAGCCTGGTCAGTGCGGTTCGCGACCAAGCCATCCACTGGGGATGCAGACGGCTGTATCTGACCTCCGAGCCGGACAACGCTGCGGCTCACAACGCATGGCTGTCGCTCGGGTTCGTGAACGTCCCAGGCGATCACAAGGAGGGCGATGTCTCGGTAATTTCGAACTATAAGGGGCCCGGCAAAGATCGGGCAGTCTACGAGCTACTAGTCGGCTCCCGATAG
- a CDS encoding prepilin peptidase, whose amino-acid sequence MNVLPASGFAVAGAIGGIPIAAIAYSAPAHGSLRLPGGWWRGAPARPTAVVLVSLLAGVAAGLVARRLPWSPALPAFWALAVIGVGLAIIDVRRRRLPYALTGTAGAVSLICFAVDAAALGTAGALLRALVAGTLTALAMLTMALAFSGQLGLGDVALLGVVNLNLAWLSWQAALAGVLIAFMLQGILVLTCKGRTETRATSPMGPAIWAGWLLAVFVS is encoded by the coding sequence GTGAACGTCCTCCCCGCGAGCGGATTCGCCGTTGCGGGCGCGATCGGCGGCATCCCGATCGCGGCCATCGCGTACTCGGCGCCAGCGCACGGCAGCCTCCGCCTACCAGGTGGGTGGTGGCGCGGTGCGCCCGCACGCCCGACGGCCGTCGTACTCGTCTCGCTCTTGGCCGGGGTAGCGGCCGGGCTCGTCGCCCGTCGGCTTCCATGGTCCCCAGCGCTGCCCGCGTTCTGGGCCCTTGCCGTTATCGGCGTCGGCCTAGCCATCATCGACGTGCGCCGTCGTCGCCTCCCGTACGCCCTGACGGGGACCGCCGGGGCCGTAAGCCTAATCTGCTTCGCCGTGGATGCCGCAGCGCTTGGAACCGCCGGCGCCCTTCTCCGAGCGCTCGTGGCCGGCACCCTCACAGCGCTTGCCATGCTAACGATGGCCCTGGCCTTCTCCGGCCAGCTCGGGCTCGGGGACGTAGCCCTGCTCGGGGTGGTCAACCTGAACCTTGCATGGCTGAGCTGGCAAGCCGCCCTCGCCGGCGTGCTCATCGCCTTCATGCTGCAGGGGATCCTCGTCCTGACTTGCAAGGGCCGAACAGAGACGCGAGCGACATCGCCTATGGGGCCGGCGATCTGGGCTGGATGGCTACTCGCGGTCTTCGTGAGCTAG
- a CDS encoding winged helix-turn-helix transcriptional regulator: protein MTNDLEPVFNIARRKLNRAILTALRDGPLRYSKLHHTVSRASPDAVHARTLTRTLTYLQSEGLVEHRQDSHTADYRLTAAGTELVDLLAELERWAREHWPDDDNHNGQ, encoded by the coding sequence CTGACGAACGATCTCGAACCCGTCTTCAACATCGCTCGGAGAAAGCTGAACCGTGCCATCCTGACCGCTCTTCGAGACGGTCCCCTCCGGTACTCCAAACTCCACCACACCGTATCGCGGGCCAGCCCAGACGCCGTCCACGCTCGCACCCTGACCCGCACGCTTACCTACCTGCAGTCAGAGGGCCTAGTGGAGCATCGCCAGGACAGCCACACCGCCGATTACCGCCTCACCGCCGCGGGCACCGAGTTGGTCGATCTGTTGGCCGAACTCGAACGCTGGGCACGAGAGCACTGGCCCGACGACGACAACCATAATGGTCAGTAG
- a CDS encoding SAF domain-containing protein, with amino-acid sequence MALGGLLVIVCVLGYAWGAVRLGDRLPVIAVARPVAAGQAFTAADLRQVSAAQDPGLQLIPAEQAQQVIGRTAVVPLVPGTLLTPSLVGEAAFPPAGKVAASLALKPGQYPQGLATGARVAVYVSATGTGDDGQAPANTKAAGSPVQLQAVVLGVDLAGDGQGATVITLLLDASDGPRLAAAPAGGVVLMQTAPGGN; translated from the coding sequence GTGGCGTTGGGCGGCCTGCTCGTCATCGTGTGTGTGCTGGGCTACGCCTGGGGTGCGGTACGCCTCGGTGACCGCCTCCCGGTAATCGCTGTGGCGCGTCCCGTCGCGGCCGGGCAGGCGTTCACCGCCGCCGACCTGCGGCAGGTCTCGGCGGCGCAGGACCCCGGGCTGCAGCTGATCCCCGCCGAGCAGGCGCAGCAGGTGATCGGACGGACGGCCGTGGTGCCGCTGGTGCCCGGGACGCTGCTCACGCCGTCGCTGGTGGGCGAGGCGGCGTTCCCGCCCGCCGGGAAGGTCGCCGCGTCCCTCGCGCTGAAGCCGGGCCAGTACCCGCAGGGCCTCGCCACCGGCGCGCGGGTGGCGGTGTACGTCTCGGCGACCGGGACGGGCGACGACGGGCAGGCCCCGGCGAACACCAAGGCGGCCGGGTCTCCGGTGCAGCTGCAGGCGGTAGTGCTCGGGGTGGACCTCGCCGGGGACGGTCAGGGCGCCACCGTGATCACGCTGCTATTGGACGCCTCCGACGGGCCGCGCCTCGCCGCCGCGCCGGCGGGCGGAGTGGTGCTGATGCAGACCGCGCCGGGAGGTAACTGA
- a CDS encoding CpaF family protein: MSHPFEPRALGRHRDGFPPELPADATEIPVVRRIRREVAERLTRATRTHESATGRVMTAAEQQATTRDLITAALDAYAAEEMNAGRPPLRPDAESRVGRAAADMLLGAGGLQPLLNDERVEDIHANGADEVFVRYTDGTRVQVAPIADTDAEMVELIRRLAADAGRAETGGEGAEERRWDRAAPILKLQMPDGSRLHAIMSVTPRPALSIRRHHYLKVTLPDLEQLGTLNPVLREVFAAAVHARLNTLVAGRTGAGKTTLLRALAAQIPAHERIVTIEDTYELALNADRVLHPDVVPMQSREANVEGEGAIDMSELFRSGLRMSPDRVIVGEIRGHEVIPMLNAMSQGNDGSLGTIHASSSAGVFKKLALYAAQAPERLEPATTNLLVSESVHLVVHLGLTADNRRVVTSVREVVDADGLSVASNEIFRPGPDGRAVPAAPPSTALLSLLAGAGFDRRLLDEARTAPGGGWAS, from the coding sequence ATGAGTCACCCGTTCGAACCCCGGGCGCTGGGCCGCCACCGTGACGGGTTCCCGCCCGAGCTGCCCGCCGACGCCACCGAGATTCCGGTGGTGCGGCGCATCCGCCGGGAGGTGGCCGAACGGCTGACCCGGGCCACCCGGACACACGAGAGCGCCACAGGCCGGGTGATGACGGCCGCCGAACAGCAGGCGACCACCCGGGATCTGATCACCGCCGCGCTGGACGCCTACGCGGCCGAGGAGATGAACGCCGGCCGTCCGCCGCTACGCCCGGACGCGGAGTCACGGGTGGGCCGGGCGGCCGCGGACATGCTGCTCGGCGCCGGTGGGCTGCAGCCGCTGCTCAACGACGAGCGGGTGGAGGACATCCACGCCAACGGCGCCGATGAGGTCTTCGTCCGCTACACCGACGGCACCCGGGTACAGGTCGCCCCAATCGCCGACACCGACGCGGAGATGGTGGAACTGATCCGCCGCCTCGCCGCCGACGCCGGCCGCGCCGAGACCGGCGGCGAGGGCGCCGAGGAACGCCGCTGGGACCGGGCCGCGCCGATCCTGAAACTCCAGATGCCGGACGGGTCCCGCCTGCACGCCATCATGTCGGTCACCCCGCGCCCGGCGTTGTCGATCCGCCGCCACCACTACCTCAAGGTCACCCTCCCCGACCTGGAACAGCTTGGCACCCTCAACCCCGTCCTGCGCGAGGTGTTCGCCGCCGCGGTGCACGCTCGGTTGAACACACTCGTCGCCGGGCGCACCGGCGCGGGCAAAACCACTCTCCTGCGTGCGCTGGCCGCGCAGATCCCGGCGCATGAGCGGATCGTGACCATCGAGGACACCTACGAACTCGCCCTCAACGCCGATCGGGTCCTGCATCCGGACGTGGTGCCGATGCAGTCCCGGGAGGCCAACGTCGAAGGCGAGGGCGCCATCGACATGTCGGAGCTATTCCGCAGTGGTTTGCGGATGTCACCGGACCGGGTGATCGTCGGCGAGATCCGGGGCCACGAGGTCATCCCGATGCTCAACGCCATGAGCCAGGGCAACGACGGCTCGTTGGGCACCATCCACGCCTCCTCCAGCGCCGGGGTGTTCAAGAAGCTGGCCCTTTACGCAGCGCAGGCCCCGGAGCGCCTCGAGCCGGCCACGACGAACCTGCTGGTCTCCGAGTCGGTGCACCTGGTGGTCCACCTCGGCCTCACCGCCGACAACCGCCGCGTGGTCACCTCCGTCCGCGAGGTCGTGGACGCCGACGGCCTGTCGGTGGCCTCAAACGAGATCTTCCGGCCCGGCCCGGACGGACGGGCGGTCCCGGCGGCCCCGCCGTCGACCGCCCTGCTGAGCCTCCTCGCCGGTGCTGGGTTTGACCGGCGGCTGCTGGACGAGGCCCGCACCGCCCCGGGCGGGGGGTGGGCGTCGTGA
- a CDS encoding type II secretion system F family protein — protein sequence MGVVTLTVPLAAMLGLGTAFGGVLIVVGLTGRDDGPADREPDAWLSRFTASRGPVDRRRLAVCVAVGVVVAVVTRWPVAAVLSTVGAWVLPAIIGPDRDHPRRVARIDAIATWTEALRDNLSGAAGLEQAITTSAIESPEAIRDEVTRLATRLQRSWRLPVALRAFAAELADPTADLVVAGLLMAARGSAGQLGDVLGELATSARAKVASRQRIAASRKRNRTSARVIVGVTLAMAGILTLINQGYLAPFDTATGQLVLLVAGGCFAVAFVWLAQLMRDRDTSRILQNVAGNADAQAVVRS from the coding sequence GTGGGCGTCGTGACGTTGACGGTGCCCCTGGCGGCAATGCTCGGACTCGGCACGGCGTTCGGGGGGGTCCTGATCGTCGTGGGGCTGACGGGCCGGGACGACGGGCCCGCGGACCGCGAACCGGACGCGTGGCTGTCAAGGTTCACTGCGAGCCGTGGCCCGGTCGACCGGCGCCGGTTAGCGGTGTGTGTGGCCGTGGGCGTGGTGGTGGCGGTGGTGACCCGCTGGCCGGTCGCAGCAGTGCTGTCCACTGTTGGGGCGTGGGTGCTACCGGCGATCATCGGCCCGGACCGTGACCACCCCCGCCGGGTCGCCCGCATCGACGCCATCGCCACCTGGACCGAAGCCCTACGCGACAACCTGTCCGGGGCGGCCGGGCTCGAGCAGGCCATCACCACCAGCGCCATCGAATCCCCCGAGGCGATCCGCGACGAGGTGACCCGCCTCGCTACCCGGTTGCAGCGCAGTTGGCGCCTGCCCGTCGCGTTGCGGGCGTTCGCCGCCGAGCTGGCCGACCCGACCGCCGACCTCGTCGTCGCCGGCCTGCTCATGGCCGCACGCGGCAGTGCCGGGCAGCTCGGCGACGTCCTCGGCGAGCTGGCTACGTCAGCACGGGCGAAGGTGGCCTCCCGGCAGCGCATCGCGGCCAGCCGGAAACGTAACCGCACCAGCGCCCGGGTCATCGTCGGTGTGACCCTCGCGATGGCCGGGATCCTCACTCTGATCAACCAGGGGTATCTGGCGCCGTTCGACACCGCCACGGGACAGCTCGTCCTGCTGGTGGCGGGCGGGTGTTTCGCCGTCGCGTTCGTCTGGCTCGCCCAGTTGATGCGCGACCGAGACACGAGCCGAATCTTGCAGAACGTCGCCGGGAACGCGGACGCGCAGGCGGTGGTGAGGTCGTGA
- a CDS encoding type II secretion system F family protein — MTAFLLCGVGTGLGLWLIVVGWLPRPPRLDKALDAPNVHARRVQAEAGEAAAGWAGRWGRPAVRWLRRLGLPTRGTRRDLATVDKPVDVHLAEQTTAAVVGLLVPPVFATLLTLTGITTGVAVPMVASLVLGVAGFLAPELSVRSDAAKYRAAFRDALSSFLDLVVISLAAGSGVDQALDETAAVGSGPAYAELRYALTEARLTRVPPWDILAVLGQRLAVAELQQLAATVSMAGTEGARVRASLRSRAVAMRDRQLTDAEGEANAATERMALPIVALFAGFLIFLGYPALAAVLGGL; from the coding sequence GTGACCGCGTTCCTGCTGTGCGGCGTCGGCACCGGCCTCGGCCTGTGGCTGATCGTCGTGGGCTGGCTGCCTCGGCCGCCCCGGCTGGACAAGGCGCTCGACGCCCCGAACGTCCACGCCCGCCGCGTTCAGGCCGAGGCAGGTGAGGCCGCCGCCGGGTGGGCGGGGCGGTGGGGCCGTCCGGCGGTGCGGTGGCTGCGCCGCCTCGGCCTGCCCACCCGGGGCACCCGCCGGGACCTAGCCACGGTGGACAAGCCGGTCGACGTGCACCTCGCCGAGCAGACCACCGCCGCCGTGGTTGGGCTGCTCGTGCCGCCGGTGTTCGCCACTCTGCTCACGCTCACCGGGATCACCACGGGCGTGGCGGTGCCGATGGTGGCCTCACTGGTGCTGGGTGTGGCCGGGTTCCTGGCCCCGGAACTGTCCGTCCGCTCGGACGCGGCCAAGTACCGGGCGGCGTTCCGCGACGCCCTCTCCTCGTTCCTGGACCTCGTGGTCATCTCGCTTGCCGCCGGTTCGGGTGTCGACCAGGCCCTCGATGAGACCGCCGCCGTCGGGTCCGGCCCGGCGTACGCGGAGCTGCGCTACGCGCTCACCGAAGCCCGGCTGACGCGGGTGCCACCGTGGGACATCCTCGCCGTCCTCGGCCAGCGCCTCGCCGTCGCCGAGCTACAGCAGCTCGCCGCGACCGTCAGCATGGCCGGCACCGAAGGCGCCCGGGTCCGCGCGTCGCTGCGCTCCCGGGCGGTGGCGATGCGCGACCGGCAGCTCACCGACGCCGAAGGCGAGGCCAACGCCGCGACCGAGCGCATGGCGCTGCCCATCGTCGCCCTGTTCGCAGGATTCCTGATCTTCCTCGGCTACCCCGCCCTGGCCGCCGTCCTCGGCGGCCTCTAA
- a CDS encoding TadE family protein, translating to MPPATLSRDHRAARHASPARGTAGRLRTRWRRAAACPDAGGATAELAIAMPLLLLIVMVVIQAGVWMHATHIAQAAATRAASTAAAYQSSAGAGQGAGRDTLAAIGSGVLKNPQVSVTRTATEVRVHITGTTETLVPGIHWRVSTVVARPVERWTGFSREFEISEASPAGN from the coding sequence ATGCCCCCTGCGACCCTCTCCCGAGACCACCGTGCCGCCCGCCATGCCTCCCCGGCGCGTGGCACGGCCGGGCGGCTGCGTACCCGGTGGCGGCGCGCCGCCGCCTGCCCAGACGCGGGCGGCGCTACCGCTGAACTGGCCATCGCTATGCCGCTGCTGCTGCTCATCGTCATGGTCGTCATCCAGGCCGGCGTGTGGATGCACGCCACCCACATCGCCCAGGCCGCCGCCACCCGCGCGGCCAGCACCGCCGCCGCATACCAATCCAGCGCCGGAGCCGGACAAGGCGCCGGCCGCGACACCCTCGCCGCAATCGGCTCCGGGGTGCTGAAGAACCCGCAGGTATCGGTCACCCGCACCGCCACCGAGGTCCGCGTCCACATCACCGGCACCACCGAGACCCTCGTCCCCGGTATCCACTGGCGGGTCAGCACGGTCGTCGCGCGCCCGGTGGAGCGCTGGACAGGATTTTCCCGTGAGTTCGAGATTTCTGAAGCATCGCCGGCCGGGAACTGA
- a CDS encoding helix-turn-helix domain-containing protein: MRWNLRLHAAQQGIWKSTELRRRLLEAGLEISAGKMSALWTGTPTTIRLDDLDVICTVLDCTPADLLICEPEKVAARKPAAEAPASRAASGETAADRTAAVTPRPGRRRSAPPA; the protein is encoded by the coding sequence GTGCGCTGGAACCTGCGACTGCACGCCGCCCAGCAGGGCATCTGGAAGTCCACCGAGCTGCGCCGCCGCCTACTGGAGGCCGGGCTGGAGATCAGCGCCGGAAAGATGTCCGCGTTGTGGACCGGCACCCCGACCACGATCCGGCTCGACGACCTCGACGTCATCTGCACGGTCCTCGACTGCACCCCCGCGGATCTGTTGATCTGCGAACCGGAGAAGGTCGCCGCCCGCAAGCCCGCCGCCGAGGCGCCGGCGTCACGCGCCGCTTCGGGCGAGACCGCGGCCGACCGGACTGCGGCGGTCACGCCTCGGCCCGGCCGGCGCCGCTCCGCACCACCGGCATGA